The genomic segment AACTTGAGGACGTCATGGACAGCCGCACCGGCCGCCCTAAGGGCTTTACGTTGATCGAATTGTTAGTCGTCATTGCGATCATCGCCATTCTGATCGGCCTGCTGCTTCCCGCCGTGCAGAAGGTCCGCGAAGCGGCTGCCCGCGCCAAATGCTCGAACAACCTGAAGCAAATCGGCCTGGCGGCCATGAACTTTGAAAGTTCCTATGGCCGACTCCCGCCGGGCTACAACGTGGTCATTGGAACAACCAGCGGCCAGCTGTCGCCAACGAATAATGTCGTGACGAAGGGCCTGGCGCCGAACCCGCCCGATGCGGGCAAATACTACAGCATTATTATCGCGTTGCTGCCTTATATCGAACAAGGCAACGTCTACAACACCATGTCCAGTCTCTCGGGCGGGTTTACGGCGGTCAACGGGCAGTATTCGTGGTGCGCGACGGCGAACGCCTCGAATCCGGCGCTGGCGCCGGGGTCGCAAAATATTTCGACTCTTCTGTGCCCCTCTGATCCCATGGCTGCGACTCCCCAGATCTACAATTCCTACACCCTGTCACGAACTTCATACGGTTGTGTGCAAGGGACGCAGCTGGATTACTATACCTACATTACCTATCCCTTCGACGGCATCTATTATCCGAATAGCAGCACGAAACTCGTGGCGGTCACGGACGGGACGAGTAACACGATCGCCTTCGCCGAACGGAACTATACGAATCCTCAAAACGCCACCGCGCAATCCGAGATGAATGGGGTCGGTGGCTGGGCTTGGGTGAGCTACAACTCGTTGGAAGATTACATGCTTTCCTCGTATGTGTCGATCAACTACACGGGATGTAGTTTCGACAGCTATTGCGACGAACGCATTCCGGCGATTGGTTCCAACCACACGGGCGGGGCCAACGTCTCCATGTGCGATGGCTCCGTTCGGTTCCTGACCCAGTCCAGCACGAGCACACTTTCGACGCTGCAAGCGCTGACGACCCGCGCGGGTGGCGAAGTCGTCTCCATCGATAACTGATTTCGCGCTTCGCCCGGAAGCGTGGCCCAACATCGCGCGTGCGACGCCGAGACTCTCGGCGCCGCACCTTCATAACCGGCAATGTTTTTGTCGACTGGGCACACTCCCATGAGAGCCATCCTCGATTCGCGATTGGTCGTGACCTGCTTCTTGCTTGCTCTGGCCGGGTGCGCACCGAAACTCCCGCCCATCGTGCCGGTGGAAGGCGTCGTCACCATCAACGGCCAGCCGCTCGCCAACGCCGCGGTCACGTTCATACCGCTCCTCGATCATTTTGGGATGGAGGCGGTCTCCGTGGCGACGACGGATGCCCAGGGAAAGTTTACTTTAATTTGCAAGCAAAACGAACAACCCGGCGCAGTCGCCGGGACGCACCTGGTGATGGTCCGCGAATTACCCGTGCCCAAGGAGATGCGGAGAGTGATTCAAGACGGCCGGGTGATCGACGCCTATTACGCGAAATCCGGGAACCGCCCGATTCCGCCGGACTACAAGTCCACCGCTCATACCCCCTTGAGGGTGGAAATCTCCCGCGCGACCCCCACGGTCACGCTCGAACTCAAACGCTAATTCCCAGCAGGTTTTTACCCATGCGTCGCATCGCGATTGTCTCCGTGGTTTGGCTCGCCTGCCTGGGTTGCGGCGACTCCCAGTCTGCCAAAGCACCGAAAATCACGCCGGTCAAGGTGACGGTGAAAATCAACGGGCAACCACTTCCCCAGGCCAAGGTCACGTTCGTGCTGACCAGCGATAAGGTTTCGGGCAGCGGCACGGCTTCGGGCGTGACTGACGACTCCGGCCAAGCCACCCTGACCATTGATGGGAAATCCGGTGCTTGCGTTGGCGGCAACGCGGTTTCCGTGATGGAGGGGGAAGCCCCTCCGGCTCCCGGCGCGGAAAAAGGGGATCGCCACAGTCGGGGCGATTCATCCAAGAAGACGGACAATCTCAAGAATCGACCCATTCCCGTGCAATACGCCAACGCCATTCAATCCGGCGTGAAGGTGGACGTCACGGAAGGCAAATCGGAATACACGATCGAATTGAAGCGCTGACTTTGAGTGGTGTGTCCGAGGATATGTATATCGCTCATGTGTGGCCGAGGCACGCATCGACCACCCAGCACCCGCGAACATGCGGCCCGTCGCAGCGGCAGTGGTTCAGAATGGCCTCGTTGTCGCAACCCGCGTCTTGGAGCGCGTCGGCCAGGATCGGCATCAGGGAGAAATCGCGGCCGTCATACATCTGCCGCGCGAGGGCGACTACGGTGGAGGTGAGCCAAGTGAAGTCGAAGATGACGGGGCGGAAAGGGTTGCCGACAATATCACGAAGTAGAGTCATTTGCACTGTAGCTTCGATAGCTACAGTTGTGGGGACAGGGTGTGGGAGGCTGATCGGCTCAGCGGCTACTTCGCCACGTGGTACAGACCAATACAAGGCACCATGGATTTGATCGCTGTATGCTCGTTCATCCAGGGCCATAGCTTTGCAGGCAACAATCGCGGCACTTTCTTCGGCCGTCATTTTGTAAAAGCCACGACCCAGGTACTTCGCTGCCCAGTAGGCAGGTTCATTACCGCATCGTCCTTCGGCGCGCGAAGAAGCGTAACCTGCGTCGGCTACAGCCGGATCTTCAAACTTCCCATCAGGATGGTCCTCGACAGCCGCGACAAGGTCTTGGTTTCGAGGGTCGGGGAACCGGTCCCAGATGCGGCGACAACATGCACATGCGAACAAACGGTATTTCCGGTCGGTGGCGCGGAAACCGCTTCGAAGACCCGTCAGCATCGCCTGTGGATCACCCGTCGTTAACCATTCCGTTTCGGTCATCGAGCGTCCTCCCCGGTTGAGAATATACCAGGGAATGTTTAGTGCTACTTGAGTCCAGCTAACGAGCCTGAAAGTTGTCTTCACTCACGGATCAAACCGGCTCACGCCATCACCAACTTCCGCCCCGCCCGCCATTTCGTGCCGGGTTCGCGGATCACTTCGTTGTACAGCGTATCCCGCTCGACGGGCACGCGGCCGGCCTCGGTGATGAACCGCCGCAGTTCGGCGACCGTCAGCTCTTGCGGTGAATCCGACCCGGCGTCGTGGTAGATCTTTTCGTGGACGACCGTGCCATCGATGTCGTCCGCCCCGTAGCTCTGGGCGACCTGGGCGATCTTGATCGTGAGCATCACCCAGTACGCCTTCACGTGCGGGAAGTTGTCCAACATCACGCGACTCAGGGCCATCGTCCGCAGGTCGGTCAGGCCGGACGGCTTGGGGATGTTCGCGATCTTGGTGTTGTCGGGGTGGAACGCAAGCGGGATGAACGTCTGGAAGCCGCCGGTCTCGTCCTGGAGGTCGCGGAGTTTGATGAGGTGGTCGATGCGGTGTTCGGCCGTCTCGATGTGGCCGTAGAGCATGGTGGCGTTCGACCGCAGGCCAGCCCGGTGCGCTTCCCGGTGGATCTCCAGCCACGCGCTGGCATCAGCCTTGTGTTCGCAGAGTTGGCCGCGGACGCCCGGGTCGAAGATCTCCGCGCCGCCGCCCGGAAGGCTGCCGAGGCCGACCGACTTCATATCTTCGAGCAGGTCGCGGATCGGTCGCTTGGTAAGCCGTTGGAACCAGTCCCACTCGACCGCCGTCCACGCTTTTAAGTGCAGGTCCGGGTAGGCGTCGTGGATGATCTTGATGATGTTGCGGTACCACTCGTACGGCTTGAGGTGGTGCAAGCCGCCGACGATGTGGAGTTCGGTCGCCCCTTTTTCGGTCGCGTTCCGCGCGCGTTCGAGGATCTGCTCGTCGGACATGACGTAGCCCTTGGGCGACTTCAGGTCCGAGCGGAACGCGCAAAAGTTGCAGCGGTAGACGCAGACGTTCGTCGGGTTCAGGTGCTGGTTGACGTTGTAGTACGTGACGTTGCCGTTCTTCCGCTCGCGGACGACGTTGGCCATTTCGCCGAGCGTGAACAGGTCGGCGTTGCGGTCGAGGTAAACGCCGTCGTCGAACGAGAGCCGGTCGCCTGCGAAAGCCTTGTCCCGGAGGGCGGCGAGGCGGGGGTCGGTGGTCATGGCACATGTCCTTCGGAATCAGCGGGCCGTTGCTTAACCTATCAACCGTACTGGGAGGGCCGAGGTAACTGCGTGGACGTGTTGGGGGGGCGGAGTTCCGATAGTTGGAGTCCCGGCTTAGCTTGCGTACTCTCGAACCGGCTAAAACGGGACTCCAACTACCAAAATTGGTCGAACGCTCAAATCTTCTTCTTGCCCCCGCCCACGTACTTCGGCGGTTCCGGTTCGCCGATCACGCGGAGCAGTTCCTCGATGATGTCGTCGCTCGTCTTGCCCTCGGCCTGGGCTTGGAAGTTCGCGCTGATCCGGTGCCGCATGACGGGGATCGCCGCCTTCTTGATGTCGTCGATGGCGACCGTGAACCGGCCGTCCATCGCCGCGAACGCCTGTCCCGCCCGGACCAGATACTGTCCGGCCCGGACGCCCGCGCCGTAGTCGACCATCCGCTTGACGAACTCGGGAGCAGTCGGGTCTTTGGGCCGGGTCGCGCGGACCAGTTTGACCACGTACTCGGTCACGAAGTCGCCGACCGGGACGCCGCGGACCAGTTTCTGCAGGTTGACGATCGCCTTCCCGGTGAGCACTTTCGTTAGTTCCGCGGTCTCGTCCTTCGCCGTCATCCCGATGATTCGCTTCTCCTCGTCGAGGGTCGGATAATCGACCCGGACGTTGAACATGAACCGGTCGAGTTGGGCCTCGGGGAGCGGATACGTCCCTTCTTGCTCGATCGGGTTCTGGGTGGCGATGACGAAGAACGGCTCGGGCAACTTGTGCGTGTCCTGGCCGACGGTGACTTCCCGCTCCTGCATGGCCTGGAGCAGGGCGGCCTGGGTCTTCGGCGGGGTCCGGTTGATTTCGTCCGCCAGGACCACGTTGGCGAAGATCGGCCCGCGGACGAACCGGAACTCCCGGCGGCCCTGGTCGTTCTCGTCCAGCACCATCGTGCCGGTGATGTCGGACGGCATCAGGTCGGGCGTGAACTGGACCCGCTTGAACGACACGTCGAGGATTTGCGCGATGCTGCTGACCAACAGCGTCTTCGCCAGCCCCGGCACCCCGACGAGCAGGCAGTGCCCGCGGGTGAACACGGCAGCCAGAATTTGTTCAATGACGTCGTTTTGGCCGACCACGACCCGGCGGAGTTGCTCCGTCATCTGATTGCGGGCCTGGGCGAACTGCGCGAGGTATTCGGAAATGCGGTCGGCGGACACCGGGGATCTCCTGGGGCGGCACGGGGACGACTGGGCCATTCTAACGGCCCGGGTGCCGTCCGCCCGCGGGAACTTTATTTGGGTAAGTTT from the Fimbriiglobus ruber genome contains:
- a CDS encoding DUF1559 domain-containing protein, with the translated sequence MDSRTGRPKGFTLIELLVVIAIIAILIGLLLPAVQKVREAAARAKCSNNLKQIGLAAMNFESSYGRLPPGYNVVIGTTSGQLSPTNNVVTKGLAPNPPDAGKYYSIIIALLPYIEQGNVYNTMSSLSGGFTAVNGQYSWCATANASNPALAPGSQNISTLLCPSDPMAATPQIYNSYTLSRTSYGCVQGTQLDYYTYITYPFDGIYYPNSSTKLVAVTDGTSNTIAFAERNYTNPQNATAQSEMNGVGGWAWVSYNSLEDYMLSSYVSINYTGCSFDSYCDERIPAIGSNHTGGANVSMCDGSVRFLTQSSTSTLSTLQALTTRAGGEVVSIDN
- a CDS encoding Ig-like domain-containing protein, with protein sequence MRRIAIVSVVWLACLGCGDSQSAKAPKITPVKVTVKINGQPLPQAKVTFVLTSDKVSGSGTASGVTDDSGQATLTIDGKSGACVGGNAVSVMEGEAPPAPGAEKGDRHSRGDSSKKTDNLKNRPIPVQYANAIQSGVKVDVTEGKSEYTIELKR
- a CDS encoding AAA family ATPase, whose amino-acid sequence is MAQSSPCRPRRSPVSADRISEYLAQFAQARNQMTEQLRRVVVGQNDVIEQILAAVFTRGHCLLVGVPGLAKTLLVSSIAQILDVSFKRVQFTPDLMPSDITGTMVLDENDQGRREFRFVRGPIFANVVLADEINRTPPKTQAALLQAMQEREVTVGQDTHKLPEPFFVIATQNPIEQEGTYPLPEAQLDRFMFNVRVDYPTLDEEKRIIGMTAKDETAELTKVLTGKAIVNLQKLVRGVPVGDFVTEYVVKLVRATRPKDPTAPEFVKRMVDYGAGVRAGQYLVRAGQAFAAMDGRFTVAIDDIKKAAIPVMRHRISANFQAQAEGKTSDDIIEELLRVIGEPEPPKYVGGGKKKI
- a CDS encoding DUF4198 domain-containing protein, whose translation is MRAILDSRLVVTCFLLALAGCAPKLPPIVPVEGVVTINGQPLANAAVTFIPLLDHFGMEAVSVATTDAQGKFTLICKQNEQPGAVAGTHLVMVRELPVPKEMRRVIQDGRVIDAYYAKSGNRPIPPDYKSTAHTPLRVEISRATPTVTLELKR
- the mqnE gene encoding aminofutalosine synthase MqnE; this translates as MTTDPRLAALRDKAFAGDRLSFDDGVYLDRNADLFTLGEMANVVRERKNGNVTYYNVNQHLNPTNVCVYRCNFCAFRSDLKSPKGYVMSDEQILERARNATEKGATELHIVGGLHHLKPYEWYRNIIKIIHDAYPDLHLKAWTAVEWDWFQRLTKRPIRDLLEDMKSVGLGSLPGGGAEIFDPGVRGQLCEHKADASAWLEIHREAHRAGLRSNATMLYGHIETAEHRIDHLIKLRDLQDETGGFQTFIPLAFHPDNTKIANIPKPSGLTDLRTMALSRVMLDNFPHVKAYWVMLTIKIAQVAQSYGADDIDGTVVHEKIYHDAGSDSPQELTVAELRRFITEAGRVPVERDTLYNEVIREPGTKWRAGRKLVMA